One genomic segment of Vulpes vulpes isolate BD-2025 chromosome 2, VulVul3, whole genome shotgun sequence includes these proteins:
- the FCHSD1 gene encoding F-BAR and double SH3 domains protein 1 isoform X3, translating to MQPPPRKVKPAQVVKLRFLEQLSILQTRQQREADLLEDIRSYSKQRAAIEREYGQALQKLAGPFLKKEGHRSGEMDSRPSLERGRMVFGAWRCLLDATVAGGQARLQASDRYRDLAGGTGRSAKEQVLRKGAESLQKAQAEVLQSVRELSRSRKLYGQRERVWALAQEKAADVQARLNRSDHGLFHTRTSLQKLSTKLSAQSAQYSRQLRAARNEYLLNLVATNAHLDHYYQEELPALLKALVSELLEHLRDPLTLLSRTELEAAEMALEHARRGGQATSQVSWEQDLKLFLQEPGVFSPTPPQEFQPAGTDQVCALELEGEAGSMAGDTSLEKEVQRWTSRAARDYKIQNHGHRVLQRLEQRRQQAPEREAPGIEQRLQEVKESIRRAQVSQVKGAARLALLQGAGLDVQRWLKPAMTQAQDEVEQERRLSEARLSQRDLSPTAEDAELSDFEECEETGELFEEPAPTALATRPLPCPAHVVFSYQAGHEDELTITEGEWLEVIEEGDADEWVKARNQHGEVGFVPERYLNFPDLSFPESGHDSDNPSGAEPTAFLARALYSYTGQSAEELSFPEGALIRLLPRAQDGVDDGFWRGEFGGYVGVFPSLLVEELLGSPGPPELSDPEQVRLLSPWVPRTP from the exons ATGCAGCCGCCGCCCCGAAAA GTGAAGCCAGCCCAGGTGGTGAAGCTTCGCTTCCTGGAGCAGCTGAGCATCCTTCAGACCCGGCAGCAGAGGGAGGCGGATCTGTTGGAAGACATCAG GTCCTACAGCAAGCAGAGGGCAGCCATTGAACGGGAATATGGACAG GCACTCCAGAAACTGGCTGGGCCGTTCCTGAAGAAGGAAGGGCATCGGAGTGGGGAGATGGACAGCAG ACCTTCTCTGGAGAGAGGCAGGATGGTGTTTGGTGCCTGGCGCTGCCTGCTGGATGCCACCGTGGCTGGTGGCCAAGCCCGGCTCCAGGCGTCTGACCGATACCGTGACCTGGCAGGGGGCACAGGGCGGAGTGCCAAGGAGCAAGTGCTTAGGAAG GGAGCAGAGAGCCTCCAGAAGGCGCAAGCTGAGGTGCTGCAGTCTGTCCGGGAGCTGAGCCGGAGTCGGAAGCTGTATGGGCAACGGGAACGTGTGTGGGCCTTGGCACAGGAGAAGGCAGCTGATGTCCAGGCTAG ACTGAACCGAAGTGACCATGGGCTCTTCCACACTCGGACCAGTCTCCAGAAACTCAGCACCAAG CTTTCTGCTCAGTCAGCCCAGTACTCCCGGCAGCTGCGAGCAGCCCGCAATGAGTACCTGCTCAACTTGGTGGCCACCAATGCTCACCTTGACCACTACTACCAGGAGGAATTGCCAGCCTTGCTCAAG GCCCTGGTCAGTGAGCTGTTGGAACACTTGAGAGACCCCTTGACCTTGCTAAGCCGCACTGAGCTGGAAGCTGCAGAGATGGCTCTGGAGCATGCCCGCCGAGGAGGACAGGCAACCTCCCAG GTAAGCTGGGAGCAGGATCTGAAGCTCTTTCTTCAGGAGCCTGGAGTATTTTCCCCCACACCACCTCAGGAGTTTCAGCCTGCAGGGACTGATCAG GTGTGTGCCCTGGAGTTGGAGGGGGAAGCAGGAAGCATGGCTGGGGACACTAGCCTGGAGAAAGAGGTTCAGCGCTGGACAAGCCGAGCTGCCCGAGACTATAAGATCCAGAACCATGGACATCGG GTGCTGCAACGGCTGGAGCAGAGGCGACAGCAGGCTCCAGAGCGGGAGGCCCCAGGTATAGAACAGCGGCTACAGGAAGTGAAGGAAAGCATCCGGCGGGCACAG GTGAGCCAGGTGAAGGGGGCTGCCCGGCTGGCTCTGCTACAAGGAGCTGGCCTAGATGTACAGCGCTGGCTGAAGCCAGCCATGACTCAGGCTCAGGATGAGGTGGAGCAGGAGCGACGTCTTAGTGAGGCCCGCCTCTCCCAGAGGGACCTCTCTCCCACG GCTGAGGATGCTGAGCTCTCTGACTTTGAGGAATGTGAGGAGACAGGGGAGCTCTTTGAGGAGCCTGCCCCTACAGCCTTGGCCACtaggcccctcccctgccctgcacaTGTGGTGTTCAGCTATCAG GCAGGGCATGAGGATGAGCTGACTATCACAGAGGGCGAGTGGCTGGAGGTCATAGAAGAAGGAGATGCTGATGAATGGGTCAAG GCTCGAAACCAGCACGGCGAGGTAGGCTTTGTCCCTGAGCGGTATCTCAACTTCCCGGACCTCTCCTTCCCTGAGAGTGGCCACGACAGCGATAATCCCTCAGGGGCAGAGCCCACAG CTTTCCTGGCCCGTGCCCTATACAGCTACACAGGACAGAGTGCAGAGGAGCTGAGCTTCCCTGAGGGGGCGCTTATCCGCCTGCTGCCCCGGGCCCAGGATGGAGTGGATGATGGCTTCTGGAGGGGAGAATTTGGGGGCTATGTTGGGGTTTTCCCCTCCCTGCTAGTGGAGGAATTGCTTGGCTCCCCAGGACCCCCTGAACTCTCAGACCCAGAGCAGGTGAGGCTTCTTtctccctgggtccccaggaccccCTGA
- the FCHSD1 gene encoding F-BAR and double SH3 domains protein 1 isoform X1 yields the protein MQPPPRKVKPAQVVKLRFLEQLSILQTRQQREADLLEDIRSYSKQRAAIEREYGQALQKLAGPFLKKEGHRSGEMDSRPSLERGRMVFGAWRCLLDATVAGGQARLQASDRYRDLAGGTGRSAKEQVLRKGAESLQKAQAEVLQSVRELSRSRKLYGQRERVWALAQEKAADVQARLNRSDHGLFHTRTSLQKLSTKLSAQSAQYSRQLRAARNEYLLNLVATNAHLDHYYQEELPALLKALVSELLEHLRDPLTLLSRTELEAAEMALEHARRGGQATSQVSWEQDLKLFLQEPGVFSPTPPQEFQPAGTDQVCALELEGEAGSMAGDTSLEKEVQRWTSRAARDYKIQNHGHRVLQRLEQRRQQAPEREAPGIEQRLQEVKESIRRAQVSQVKGAARLALLQGAGLDVQRWLKPAMTQAQDEVEQERRLSEARLSQRDLSPTAEDAELSDFEECEETGELFEEPAPTALATRPLPCPAHVVFSYQAGHEDELTITEGEWLEVIEEGDADEWVKARNQHGEVGFVPERYLNFPDLSFPESGHDSDNPSGAEPTAFLARALYSYTGQSAEELSFPEGALIRLLPRAQDGVDDGFWRGEFGGYVGVFPSLLVEELLGSPGPPELSDPEQMLPSPSPPSFSPPVPTSALDGALASVLPVDQDLGCPAPLDMMAPRLRPMRPPPPPPVKAPDPGHPDSLT from the exons ATGCAGCCGCCGCCCCGAAAA GTGAAGCCAGCCCAGGTGGTGAAGCTTCGCTTCCTGGAGCAGCTGAGCATCCTTCAGACCCGGCAGCAGAGGGAGGCGGATCTGTTGGAAGACATCAG GTCCTACAGCAAGCAGAGGGCAGCCATTGAACGGGAATATGGACAG GCACTCCAGAAACTGGCTGGGCCGTTCCTGAAGAAGGAAGGGCATCGGAGTGGGGAGATGGACAGCAG ACCTTCTCTGGAGAGAGGCAGGATGGTGTTTGGTGCCTGGCGCTGCCTGCTGGATGCCACCGTGGCTGGTGGCCAAGCCCGGCTCCAGGCGTCTGACCGATACCGTGACCTGGCAGGGGGCACAGGGCGGAGTGCCAAGGAGCAAGTGCTTAGGAAG GGAGCAGAGAGCCTCCAGAAGGCGCAAGCTGAGGTGCTGCAGTCTGTCCGGGAGCTGAGCCGGAGTCGGAAGCTGTATGGGCAACGGGAACGTGTGTGGGCCTTGGCACAGGAGAAGGCAGCTGATGTCCAGGCTAG ACTGAACCGAAGTGACCATGGGCTCTTCCACACTCGGACCAGTCTCCAGAAACTCAGCACCAAG CTTTCTGCTCAGTCAGCCCAGTACTCCCGGCAGCTGCGAGCAGCCCGCAATGAGTACCTGCTCAACTTGGTGGCCACCAATGCTCACCTTGACCACTACTACCAGGAGGAATTGCCAGCCTTGCTCAAG GCCCTGGTCAGTGAGCTGTTGGAACACTTGAGAGACCCCTTGACCTTGCTAAGCCGCACTGAGCTGGAAGCTGCAGAGATGGCTCTGGAGCATGCCCGCCGAGGAGGACAGGCAACCTCCCAG GTAAGCTGGGAGCAGGATCTGAAGCTCTTTCTTCAGGAGCCTGGAGTATTTTCCCCCACACCACCTCAGGAGTTTCAGCCTGCAGGGACTGATCAG GTGTGTGCCCTGGAGTTGGAGGGGGAAGCAGGAAGCATGGCTGGGGACACTAGCCTGGAGAAAGAGGTTCAGCGCTGGACAAGCCGAGCTGCCCGAGACTATAAGATCCAGAACCATGGACATCGG GTGCTGCAACGGCTGGAGCAGAGGCGACAGCAGGCTCCAGAGCGGGAGGCCCCAGGTATAGAACAGCGGCTACAGGAAGTGAAGGAAAGCATCCGGCGGGCACAG GTGAGCCAGGTGAAGGGGGCTGCCCGGCTGGCTCTGCTACAAGGAGCTGGCCTAGATGTACAGCGCTGGCTGAAGCCAGCCATGACTCAGGCTCAGGATGAGGTGGAGCAGGAGCGACGTCTTAGTGAGGCCCGCCTCTCCCAGAGGGACCTCTCTCCCACG GCTGAGGATGCTGAGCTCTCTGACTTTGAGGAATGTGAGGAGACAGGGGAGCTCTTTGAGGAGCCTGCCCCTACAGCCTTGGCCACtaggcccctcccctgccctgcacaTGTGGTGTTCAGCTATCAG GCAGGGCATGAGGATGAGCTGACTATCACAGAGGGCGAGTGGCTGGAGGTCATAGAAGAAGGAGATGCTGATGAATGGGTCAAG GCTCGAAACCAGCACGGCGAGGTAGGCTTTGTCCCTGAGCGGTATCTCAACTTCCCGGACCTCTCCTTCCCTGAGAGTGGCCACGACAGCGATAATCCCTCAGGGGCAGAGCCCACAG CTTTCCTGGCCCGTGCCCTATACAGCTACACAGGACAGAGTGCAGAGGAGCTGAGCTTCCCTGAGGGGGCGCTTATCCGCCTGCTGCCCCGGGCCCAGGATGGAGTGGATGATGGCTTCTGGAGGGGAGAATTTGGGGGCTATGTTGGGGTTTTCCCCTCCCTGCTAGTGGAGGAATTGCTTGGCTCCCCAGGACCCCCTGAACTCTCAGACCCAGAGCAG ATGCTGCCATCCCCTTCTCCTCCTAGCTTCTCACCTCCTGTGCCCACCTCTGCCTTGGATGGAGCCCTTGCATCTGTGCTGCCTGTGG ACCAAGACCTGGGCTGCCCTGCGCCCCTGGACATGATGGCACCTCGACTCAGGCCG ATGCGCCCACCGCCTCCCCCACCAGTTAAAGCTCCGGATCCTGGCCACCCAGATTCTCTCACCTGA
- the RELL2 gene encoding RELT-like protein 2, which translates to MSEPQPDLEPPQHGLYMLFLLVLVFFLMGLVGFMICHVLKKKGYRCRTSRGSEPDDAQLQPPEDDDMNEDTVERIVRCIIQNEANAEALKEMLGDSEGEGTVQLSSVDATSSLQDGAPSHHHTVHLGSAAPCIHCSRNKRPPLVRQGRSKEGKSRPRPGETTVFSVGRFRVTHIEKRYGLHEHRDGSPTDRSWGSGGGQDTGGSQGSGGGQPRAGISAIESGPPERPQPPALASPPVQNGGLRDGSLVPCALEGNPRASPEPLRGAGGKGPSPRLASQEAIGQPSKLDTSDHQVSPPRGAGGV; encoded by the exons ATGTCGGAACCACAGCCTGACCTGGAGCCGCCCCAACATGGGCTATACatgctcttcctgcttgtgctggTCTTCTTCCTCATGGGCCTCGTAGGCTTCATGATCTGCCACGTGCTCAAGAAGAAGGGCTACCGCTGCCGCACGTCGAGGGGCTCGGAGCCTGATGATGCCCAGCTCCAGCCCC CTGAGGACGATGACATGAATGAAGACACAGTAGAGAGGATTGTTCGCTGCATCATCCAAAATGAAG CCAATGCTGAGGCCTTGAAGGAGATGCTGGGGGACAGTGAAGGAGAAGGGACAGTGCAGCTGTCCAG CGTGGATGCTACCTCCAGCCTGCAAGATGGAGCCCCTTCCCATCATCACACAGTGCATCTGGGCTCTGCAGCCCCTTGCATCCACTGCAGCCGCAACAAGAGGCCCCCACTTGTCCGTCAGGGACGCTCCAAGGAAGGAAAGAGCCGCCCTCGGCCTGGAGAGACTACCGTGTTCTCTGTAGGCAG GTTCCGGGTGACACACATTGAGAAGCGCTATGGGCTACATGAGCATCGTGATGGCTCTCCCACGGACAGGAGCTGGGGGTCTGGTGGAGGGCAGGACACAGGGGGTAGTCAGGGGTctgggggagggcagcccagggcagggatATCTGCCATTGAGAGTGGGCCCCCTGAGAGGCCACAGCCCCCAGCCCTCGCCAGTCCCCCAGTGCAGAACGGAGGACTCAGAGATGGCAGCCTAGTCCCTTGTGCACTTGAGGGGAACCCTAGAGCCTCTCCAGAGCCACTgcgaggggcaggagggaagggcccAAGCCCAAGACTGGCCAGTCAAGAGGCAATTGGACAGCCAAGCAAACTGGACACCTCAGATCACCAG GTGTCCCCACCACGGGGAGCAGGGGGTGTGTGA
- the FCHSD1 gene encoding F-BAR and double SH3 domains protein 1 isoform X2 → MQPPPRKVKPAQVVKLRFLEQLSILQTRQQREADLLEDIRSYSKQRAAIEREYGQALQKLAGPFLKKEGHRSGEMDSRMVFGAWRCLLDATVAGGQARLQASDRYRDLAGGTGRSAKEQVLRKGAESLQKAQAEVLQSVRELSRSRKLYGQRERVWALAQEKAADVQARLNRSDHGLFHTRTSLQKLSTKLSAQSAQYSRQLRAARNEYLLNLVATNAHLDHYYQEELPALLKALVSELLEHLRDPLTLLSRTELEAAEMALEHARRGGQATSQVSWEQDLKLFLQEPGVFSPTPPQEFQPAGTDQVCALELEGEAGSMAGDTSLEKEVQRWTSRAARDYKIQNHGHRVLQRLEQRRQQAPEREAPGIEQRLQEVKESIRRAQVSQVKGAARLALLQGAGLDVQRWLKPAMTQAQDEVEQERRLSEARLSQRDLSPTAEDAELSDFEECEETGELFEEPAPTALATRPLPCPAHVVFSYQAGHEDELTITEGEWLEVIEEGDADEWVKARNQHGEVGFVPERYLNFPDLSFPESGHDSDNPSGAEPTAFLARALYSYTGQSAEELSFPEGALIRLLPRAQDGVDDGFWRGEFGGYVGVFPSLLVEELLGSPGPPELSDPEQMLPSPSPPSFSPPVPTSALDGALASVLPVDQDLGCPAPLDMMAPRLRPMRPPPPPPVKAPDPGHPDSLT, encoded by the exons ATGCAGCCGCCGCCCCGAAAA GTGAAGCCAGCCCAGGTGGTGAAGCTTCGCTTCCTGGAGCAGCTGAGCATCCTTCAGACCCGGCAGCAGAGGGAGGCGGATCTGTTGGAAGACATCAG GTCCTACAGCAAGCAGAGGGCAGCCATTGAACGGGAATATGGACAG GCACTCCAGAAACTGGCTGGGCCGTTCCTGAAGAAGGAAGGGCATCGGAGTGGGGAGATGGACAGCAG GATGGTGTTTGGTGCCTGGCGCTGCCTGCTGGATGCCACCGTGGCTGGTGGCCAAGCCCGGCTCCAGGCGTCTGACCGATACCGTGACCTGGCAGGGGGCACAGGGCGGAGTGCCAAGGAGCAAGTGCTTAGGAAG GGAGCAGAGAGCCTCCAGAAGGCGCAAGCTGAGGTGCTGCAGTCTGTCCGGGAGCTGAGCCGGAGTCGGAAGCTGTATGGGCAACGGGAACGTGTGTGGGCCTTGGCACAGGAGAAGGCAGCTGATGTCCAGGCTAG ACTGAACCGAAGTGACCATGGGCTCTTCCACACTCGGACCAGTCTCCAGAAACTCAGCACCAAG CTTTCTGCTCAGTCAGCCCAGTACTCCCGGCAGCTGCGAGCAGCCCGCAATGAGTACCTGCTCAACTTGGTGGCCACCAATGCTCACCTTGACCACTACTACCAGGAGGAATTGCCAGCCTTGCTCAAG GCCCTGGTCAGTGAGCTGTTGGAACACTTGAGAGACCCCTTGACCTTGCTAAGCCGCACTGAGCTGGAAGCTGCAGAGATGGCTCTGGAGCATGCCCGCCGAGGAGGACAGGCAACCTCCCAG GTAAGCTGGGAGCAGGATCTGAAGCTCTTTCTTCAGGAGCCTGGAGTATTTTCCCCCACACCACCTCAGGAGTTTCAGCCTGCAGGGACTGATCAG GTGTGTGCCCTGGAGTTGGAGGGGGAAGCAGGAAGCATGGCTGGGGACACTAGCCTGGAGAAAGAGGTTCAGCGCTGGACAAGCCGAGCTGCCCGAGACTATAAGATCCAGAACCATGGACATCGG GTGCTGCAACGGCTGGAGCAGAGGCGACAGCAGGCTCCAGAGCGGGAGGCCCCAGGTATAGAACAGCGGCTACAGGAAGTGAAGGAAAGCATCCGGCGGGCACAG GTGAGCCAGGTGAAGGGGGCTGCCCGGCTGGCTCTGCTACAAGGAGCTGGCCTAGATGTACAGCGCTGGCTGAAGCCAGCCATGACTCAGGCTCAGGATGAGGTGGAGCAGGAGCGACGTCTTAGTGAGGCCCGCCTCTCCCAGAGGGACCTCTCTCCCACG GCTGAGGATGCTGAGCTCTCTGACTTTGAGGAATGTGAGGAGACAGGGGAGCTCTTTGAGGAGCCTGCCCCTACAGCCTTGGCCACtaggcccctcccctgccctgcacaTGTGGTGTTCAGCTATCAG GCAGGGCATGAGGATGAGCTGACTATCACAGAGGGCGAGTGGCTGGAGGTCATAGAAGAAGGAGATGCTGATGAATGGGTCAAG GCTCGAAACCAGCACGGCGAGGTAGGCTTTGTCCCTGAGCGGTATCTCAACTTCCCGGACCTCTCCTTCCCTGAGAGTGGCCACGACAGCGATAATCCCTCAGGGGCAGAGCCCACAG CTTTCCTGGCCCGTGCCCTATACAGCTACACAGGACAGAGTGCAGAGGAGCTGAGCTTCCCTGAGGGGGCGCTTATCCGCCTGCTGCCCCGGGCCCAGGATGGAGTGGATGATGGCTTCTGGAGGGGAGAATTTGGGGGCTATGTTGGGGTTTTCCCCTCCCTGCTAGTGGAGGAATTGCTTGGCTCCCCAGGACCCCCTGAACTCTCAGACCCAGAGCAG ATGCTGCCATCCCCTTCTCCTCCTAGCTTCTCACCTCCTGTGCCCACCTCTGCCTTGGATGGAGCCCTTGCATCTGTGCTGCCTGTGG ACCAAGACCTGGGCTGCCCTGCGCCCCTGGACATGATGGCACCTCGACTCAGGCCG ATGCGCCCACCGCCTCCCCCACCAGTTAAAGCTCCGGATCCTGGCCACCCAGATTCTCTCACCTGA